A segment of the Mastacembelus armatus chromosome 7, fMasArm1.2, whole genome shotgun sequence genome:
AATTGGCTTTTTTCAGAGAACACATACATaaaattttacaaaacaaacaagctttaggacataaaaataatattagatATTGATATAAATaccaaaaataatcaaatactgTTAAGAGCCTGAACCTGTCAGACATAAAGAAATTATTTGGCAATCTGGAATCTGATTCAGACAGCTTTTGGGAATGTTTAAGCTGTGGTTATTGATCTGAGTTTTTTGGCCAGCATCACATAATATTATATCAGTTCACAGATTATCAGACTAAGGGCTAGGCAGTACCAAAGACTGCAGTTTTCTGTACTGGGCCTTTGACCTATTTTTAGGCCTATGCTATATGTTTTATTCACATCCCAGAAAGTACACACATCATAGGCGCTACACATAAATACTGCATCACATTCTCCCTCACACCTGCACAGGAGCGAGAGATAGTTGCTACCACATTACAGATAATTTCCAGCTGAACTCTGTGCCTTCATCTCCTTAGTACTGAGAGACTGAAGAGTCTGAGCACTTGAGGATATCGTATTTCACATAGCCAACACGGTCGACCTGCCTGCGGGAATTCATACGCCAATAGAAACGGTCCCGGCAGAAATAGGTGTGACCTAcgacaaaaatacagaaattgaatcaataaaatgcaaaaggtagattatggtgtgtttgtgtactgatTGTGTTAATTTgagagtaaataaatatttgaagttgacacatttatttacctttGTACTGGAAAACATCATGGGAATCAGAAGGAACGCCACCAAAGACAGCATCTGTGTATTTGGGGTACCCAGTGTCGATTTTCTGGGCTTTCACATCAAGCCTGTGTTCATCAGATGCAAAACCGTATCAGAGAATGTCATTAAAAATGGCTAAATCAATCTGcagttttaaaaatactgaaggCATTATTTTAACTCACCTCCAAAAGTTTTCTCCACTGAAGAGCAGCACTTTGCCTGTCCCCTTCTGCAGTGATCCATCCACCTTCTGAATGTTGTTGGGGAGGCCCAGTTTCTCAATGCTGCGGGGACCCAGAACACTTTGCCCTGTGTACACCCAGAATCGGGTACCTGTatagaaagaaaacaatgtgaAGCTCGTCTTCacttcatgtttgtgttagtGATCTATTATGCATCTACTTTGTATTAAGCTTTTTACCTGAGAAGAAGTATAATTTCTTGGTCAAGGGTTCCTCAAAAGCAGAGTCAATGACAACCGGCAGACCTGGCCATctctgagaaacagaaaatggcCCCCTGAGCTCATTCATGGTGGACATGGTCCAGTAATGTCTGTTGAtcgaaacaaacaaaattaacacATCCATACAGTccatttttgtttatgttattgattttttttctgttaccaAGAAGAATCGACTGATCTGCTCACCCATCTTTGAAGAAATGCAGTTCCTTCTCAATCACAGTGATGGCGTCAAAGCTGGTCACCTTGCAAGCATCTTTGGTTGGATCCACAGGtcgtgtggtggtggtggtagtggtgggAGGTTCAGTGGGTTCATCAGTAGGATCAGTTTCCTCAGGGTCTGGGTAAGGGTTAGTGGTAGGTGTGACAGGCTGAGGGGCAGTGGGATCAGGGCCTGTTTTGggtcctgaaaaataaaataatagtgATGAAATTGAAACACTTTATGGGTTTGCATGATAAAATTCATAGTAAACAGCTTGTCATGACCTTACCATAGAGATACTGAATGCCCTCAACGTCATCTTTATGCAGGGAGAAATTTTCCACATAGCTGTACATGGGATACATGAGAGCATCTCTAATGTTGGAGTGTTCCAGGCCAAGGGCATGTCCAAACTCATGAGCTGCCACCAGGAACAGGCTGTAACCTGGAACACATTCAGTAAAGAATATTAATGAAGGCCTTGTGTAAATATGTATCTACATCATTTTCACTATTCAGTTTTCTCTCGCTAATATTTGTTACTCACCTTTGTCAGGACAGAAGCCCCATTTCGTGTCCTCATCATAGCTGGCAGTGGTACTGCACCACAGTTTGCCATCTCCTCGACCTTCACTAGTGCAGGAATTATACTTTTTACCGAGGAACACAAACGGGAAGTGGCATGGCTCTCCCTCAGAATTGCCACCAATTACAGCGGTGTCTGGCCAGACAAAGACATAACAACACCAGTAAAAATGGAAGTAACTGTGGCAGAAATCCAAACTGTTTCTGCATTTTGGTTCCTGTCACTCACCACGACTGGGGCAGAATCCATATTTCTTGTCATTGTCAAAGTTGTTTGTGGTGGCACACCAGCGGTAACCATCGCTGCGGCCCTCTGTGGTACAGCTGTCATATTCCTGCCCCAGAAAGATGAAGGGAAAGACGCACTCAGCGCCGTCGGCATTTCCTCCAAAAGTGTACAAAACTGTCAGAAAGAGGTTTAAAGGCAAAGATGAGTGGGTGAAAGGTGTCAGCATGTCACAAAAGCAACTTCTTTCATCTTGgtaacctctgacctttgatTTACTTTGGAGAATAAACTGTCAAACTTACGTTCACTTGGGCAGAAGCCGTATTTCTTGTCCCTCTGGTAGTCGGCTGTGGTGGCGCACCATGGTAAGTTGTCTGTACGGCCATCAGTGGTACAGGTGGTGTACGATTTGCCCTCAAAAGTGAAGGGGAAGTGGCACATGGCACCATCTGCATTCCCATAGCGAGTCTTCACAGctgaagtgacagaaaaatatattcattagaTGCAATGCATGAAGCGAGCACTAGGGGGAGGCAACTCCACATGTATTTGTTGATGGGGAGCCACATGGTATGTATTTCTGTTTACCTGGTCCTTTTCCCAGGGTCCAGTACTCATCATCGTCAAAGTGGGCATCTCCCTGCAGTCCCTCACCAGGAGGATAAGCATGAGCTAGGAGCCCATCCTTTCCATCAAATGGGTATGGGTCTCCATgatctgaataaaaaaaaaaaaattacatttcattccTTGGTTTTATACGTACGTTTAGTACAAAATTACTGTTTGGATATGTATCATATGCATGTACAAAACAAGTGAAAAGACCACTCTACGAGCACATACTCTTTTTTCCAAATGAGATCATGATATCAGCTTCGCCATCAAAGAGGCGGGTAAAAGTCAGAGGGGTCACAGCACTCCACACTTTGAAGGCTCTGGCAAAGGCATCATCAATCAGAGAGCTCTCCATGTCTGGAGAATAGTTAACGATCCTGTAGAGAAGAGCACAATGACACTTTCAGacatataatttaaaatgtcagtgaagaTATTTTGGTGATGTATCGCCATGAGACAAATCTGATTATGCTGCACCTTGCATTACAAAGCAGacacattaaaatgtcatcaaCTCAAGTGGTAGATTCTGTGTCTCCACTCACCTATAAGTGATGTCATGATGATCCCATTTGAGGTCTCCTTCAAAGGTTTGATAGTTGGCCACATCAGGAACCCCACAGCGAGGACGTTTCATGGCCTCCACGGTCGACTCATCCAGCTTCCCAGTCTCCTCCAATCCCAACTgcctctgcatcttcttcaaaGCCTTGGCAGTGGAAACCATGGACTGGAAACCACTGCGTTGCTCTGTGTCTAGGTAGCCAAACTTCTTCAGATAATTCTAGAGGAGAGCATTGCAAACCATATTGGTGAAGATAAGATAAACACATCTTTTCATTAAAATTACAATAGGAATTTCTGTTCAGGTAATTCAAGTCTCTGCACAGCTTGAGTGTATACTGTTGTGGAGATTTCAATctatcaaaacaaaatgaaccaTCTGTTACTTACTTCTGCCAGCTCTGTAACAGTCAGGTTTTTGATGTCTCCTGGGAACTTGACAAAGGCCGTCTTGAGGGGACGGCTCCATCCATCCTGCACGCTTATCCCCAAAgctaaacacacaaataaagcaAAGGATCTCATGGTGAGATGCTGTTAAATGCAACAGTGCGTCTTGTCCCTGAAGATCAGCAGTTCTTTTTGCAGCGATGcctttcctctttgtttttgaCTGGTGGCTCTTGTTGTCTCTCTGCTGTGTGCCCTTGGTTGGAGTTGTGGACCTTGTATTTATGGAGCATAATGCCTTAGTCACTTAACCTCACCCCCGCCTACTACTAACCTCATCCCTCCCACCTCTATCTTGACAGTGTTGTTAAATTGACATAGGGGAATTTCCAAAATATTCACATCTAGCTTTACAGCAAATGAGTGGTTAACTAATAGTATATTTTGGAGATATTTCAAACAGGAAGGGTGTGGTAAGATCGCTTACAGCAATTATTATGGTCCTACTCAagttacattaataaaataatgcataCTGCCTGAAAAGCCACATTGAATAttacacaaatgacaaattacTTTGAAAGAGCTTGCAGTTGCTATTAtcttaaacatttacaaataaaaactggTGTAAAAACATGTTGGACATAACTTCAAATGAGCATCAACACAAAGTTTAAAAGGTCAGTGTACACCTTTGATTCATGAAAAAAGCTCCTCTTAACATGTTGGTGTATTTTTATTGGAGTACAACACACTCATCATGAGATCCGGCCAGACACTTCTGTTATTTCGATGCTTAAATTAGTCATATAAAAGTTTTGTTCTGGTTTTCATAAATAGAAATTTGTTTCCTCTTTATTTAAAGTTGGatactaaataaaatgtgaacaatAGGAAAAGTAACACGCtggttcttgttttattttctgagatGGTAAACCTATAAATGTTTGGATTTCTTTGTTGAATGTGGTTATAAAAAAAATTGCATGGATTTAAATTTGCTTCTTTGCGCTATTGCTGTATTGTTGCTGATGCAACGTCTCTAGTGGCATCATGCGTAGAATGACACAAGTCATTAGTAGTGAACAAAGAGGATCTGACATCCCTATTTGGGTATTTCTCATGCACATCCCTGTTACATAACACTCTGTGTAATgtatcaaataaataaacatctttGCGTTTTATTCTATGGAGCAACATGTGCGTTGGCTAATCTGTAATTTTGAAACCACTATGAAACCGTTTGCAGTAATATGCTGGATATATGTTGATATTCTGTGGATATGTGATTATGAAGTTGTTGTGGACAAGGCTGTGTCTCAGCCAACATATCATGACTCACAGTGCTCCCACATGAATGTCCAAAGCAGCAGATGAGTTTTTTTAAGGACTCTGCTGACATCCTTTCTTCC
Coding sequences within it:
- the mmp9 gene encoding matrix metalloproteinase-9, with protein sequence MRSFALFVCLALGISVQDGWSRPLKTAFVKFPGDIKNLTVTELAENYLKKFGYLDTEQRSGFQSMVSTAKALKKMQRQLGLEETGKLDESTVEAMKRPRCGVPDVANYQTFEGDLKWDHHDITYRIVNYSPDMESSLIDDAFARAFKVWSAVTPLTFTRLFDGEADIMISFGKKNHGDPYPFDGKDGLLAHAYPPGEGLQGDAHFDDDEYWTLGKGPAVKTRYGNADGAMCHFPFTFEGKSYTTCTTDGRTDNLPWCATTADYQRDKKYGFCPSELLYTFGGNADGAECVFPFIFLGQEYDSCTTEGRSDGYRWCATTNNFDNDKKYGFCPSRDTAVIGGNSEGEPCHFPFVFLGKKYNSCTSEGRGDGKLWCSTTASYDEDTKWGFCPDKGYSLFLVAAHEFGHALGLEHSNIRDALMYPMYSYVENFSLHKDDVEGIQYLYGPKTGPDPTAPQPVTPTTNPYPDPEETDPTDEPTEPPTTTTTTTRPVDPTKDACKVTSFDAITVIEKELHFFKDGHYWTMSTMNELRGPFSVSQRWPGLPVVIDSAFEEPLTKKLYFFSGTRFWVYTGQSVLGPRSIEKLGLPNNIQKVDGSLQKGTGKVLLFSGENFWRLDVKAQKIDTGYPKYTDAVFGGVPSDSHDVFQYKGHTYFCRDRFYWRMNSRRQVDRVGYVKYDILKCSDSSVSQY